ATGATCGAGGCGTCATTGCGCGTCTGGTCGATCAACAGAACATAGGGCGCATCCGGCACGGGTGATGCGGGGTCAAAGGCATTATACTTCGATAGATTGGCGTGTCGCATCCGGTCCATCGCGTCGCGCGCTCGGCGCAGTGTGTCGCTGTGGTCCAGTGGGTCCGTGGCCAGAATATGCTCCAGCCGCGAAGGCTGGGCGCTGTCGAAATGCACGCCCATATCGTCGATCAAAAGGCCCAATGGCGGCTCGCCCGAGCGTCCGGGCAGGACCGACCGCAGGAAGGCATCTTCGACCCGGATCACGGGGGCGTCGCGACGGGCCGCAACGGCTTCACCTCGCGGGGCGGTGGGGCTTCTGCCCCAGGTGCCGACGCTGTCGCCATCCTTGGGCAAGCCAAGCCGTACGTCCCACCCGGCCAGTGACAAAATACGACGAATGCGCGGCTGGGTCAGGAACCCGCCGTTGTAAACATATAGCCGCCGGGGAAGGGGATCCTCGGCGGCTTTGGGTGTGTCAGTTGAAGGGGCCATCATGCCCTCTGGATCAAGTGCCCGACCCGGACAAGGACTGATTCAGCGACGAAATTGATCCAGCCGTCGCCAGCGACCCGGTCAGGGCCGACAAAAGCTTGGTCCATTGGACATAAGGTGCTTCGGTCACATAGATCGTATCGCCATCACGAATGTTGAACTCGCGGGCTTTGAACATGCCATTGGGCTCGGTCAGGTTCAGCACATAGACCATGCGTTGCGTTCCGCGCAGGTCAGATCGACCCAGAACCGTGTTGGCAATGCTGGCGGTTTCGTCACGCAGAATGAAAATTCCTTTGGGATCGGCCGAAGACCCTGACAGTCCTCCGACCTGTGCCAATGCTTCCATCGCCGACAGTTTCTGTGTTTCGAAACGGACACGGCTTTGACCACCGGTGGCTCCGATGGCGGTGTAGGACCGGCTGTCCTCTTCGACCAGAATGCGGTCGCCGCCGCGCAAGGCTATATTCGTTTCGGGATGGTCAAACAGGTCTTGGAACCAAACTTCACCGGTCTGGTTGCCACGATTGACCTTGATCTTGGCAATCTCGGGCGAAATGGCGATGCCGCCTGCACGTGCGAGCATGGCGTTCAGCGTGCGGGTAGGGCGTTCAATCGGATAGACACCCTGACCACCGACCGCGCCGGTGATGGTGACCGTGGACCCATCACCAGCCAGACGACGCACCAGAACCTGCGGGTCTGGGGTCTGTTCAGCCAGCTTGCCAGTGATTATCCGGCGAATTGCTTCCGGTGAATTGCCTGACGCCTTGATGCGCCCAGCGTAGGGAATGAATATGAACCCGGATCCGTCAACTTGCACTTCTTCCAGCGCTGCCGGGGCGCCAGCGGTGGTCAAAATGCCGGTGTCGACGTTTTCCCAGATCGAAATGCCCAGTGTATCACCTGGCTGGATCGTGTCGGACCCAACCAGCGGAGCATTGGAGAAGGCCTTGCTGAACCCCAGCGATGGTGTGACGGCTGTGGCACGGTTCACATGGTCGTTGACCAGCACGACGACGGCATCATTTATCGGACTGTCTGAACCGGCAAGCAGCTCAGATTTGGTCGGGCCGCTTCTGGGCAAGCCACATGCGCCAACGGACAGAACTACTGCACAAACGGCCGCAACGCGGACCCACTTTTTTCCGTTGATGGACACTGCTCGTGCTCCTTCTGGGCGTATAGCCGGGATGGTTTTTGCGTGAACCTAGTCGGACGCGCTGAATTTATCCAGCCTTTCGACCTGTTCGGGCTAATTTACAAGGCGCAACTGTTGCCTTGGTGCCGCTGTCCCATGTTCAAGTGCCTCATAGGGATCATCGGCAGCCAACATCATGTCGACCACTTGTCGCAGAAGCTGCCGCCGGCCTCGCGCAGCATAGAAACCGCCAGTGATTTGGCTTGTTTCCAGCAAATAGTGGCGATAGTCGCGATAGGCGCGGCTGTCGGGGCGCATCGGCAGGGCAAAGAAATCTTCGACCGATTGGGCCGAAGTGAATTCGGGTTTGTCAAAAACGGCTGTGCCGAACACCTTCAGCGGCAGCCCGCGCCACAACACCTGTTGCGCTGCAGTTGAATTCACCGTCACCGCCGAGCGAGCGTGGTCCAGCAGCTTGGCCAGTTTGCCGCCGCGGACGTAGTGCACCCGGTCAGATACGCCATGGATTTGCGCCAGCCGCCGAATTTCGCGGCGTTGTGGAACACGTCCATCTTCCAGCGGATGCGCTTTGAACACAAGGTGATGATGGCCTGCAGCGCCTGCAGAAAACCCTTTGATCACCACATCAAGAAATTCAGTCATCGTGTTGAAAGGACTGTGATTTAGAAAGCTCGAGTCATGCTCGAGTTGGAGCAGTGCCAGATGGTAGGGAAAGCCGCCATACTTGATCCGTAGGGTCGCAGTGATCCGGTCGGCGGCCAGAAAAGGCATCAACAAAAGCCGCTTCAGATACAGATTCAATTCGTGCCCGACGCTCAGCGCGCGGTGCGGTTGGAAGTGACGATAGCGGCGATTGGTGAACATCACGAACCAATGATACAGCGCACCATAGAAAACATGGTGGCGCATATCGCCCCAATGCGCGGGTGCCTCGGGGATATCAAGCTCGGCATGGGCAAGCGTTTTTCCCATCTGCTCGACGCTTGTGTACATCAGACGTGAATTGCCGTTTGAACCATTGCGTTCATATGTCACCCAGTAGGGACGCAGATATCCTTCTTCGAACACATGGACGCGCAATCCACGCGCTTTTGCAATCTCGACTGCAGTTGCATGGATTGGGCGGGTGTCACCATAAAGCACGATGTCGGTGATGGTGTGGTCATCCAACAGGTTTGCGAAACGGTCCGGCCAGTCCTGTTGCGGATTGGTAAAAGGAACAAAAGTCGACCGATCACGCCAGAACACCTGATCGCCCATATTGAACCCGACACGCCAGACTTTTGCGCCGGCCGCCCTCAGCATTCGCCCCAATTGCCAGAAGAACGGGCCGTGTGGGCCTTGCAGGAAAAGGAAATGTCGTTCTTGGCCGGTGATCATCGTCTGCCTGTCTGTCTGTTGCTGTCGTCACGTCGGGACGCGGCGAAACTTAACCCCTTTTGGCCCGATCTGTTCAGTATGGGAAGGGGAACCTTTACCGTCTGTTACCCATGCCGTGGGGCAAAATTGTGTCCTGTTGCAGTACGGGATCGCGCAGCGGGGTGCTGTGACATCTTGGCAAGACCCTTGTCGCGCGCTAGGGCTGAGGCTCCACATCAACGGAAGGGAGACGGCATGTTCACCGGGATCATCACCGATATTGGCCGCATCGACGCGCTGGATCAGGCGGGCGATATGCGCGCCCGGATCAAGACAGGCTATGAAACCGGAAGCATTGATATCGGCGCGTCAATCGCGTCGGACGGGGTGTGTCTGACCGTGGTTGCACTGGGCAAAGACTGGTATGATGTTGATATATCAGCAGAAACTGTGTCGAAGACCAATCTTGGCGCGTGGACGGTGGGCCATAAGGTGAACCTTGAGCGCGCATTGAAGGTGGGCGACGAGTTAGGCGGGCATATCGTGTCGGGCCATGTGGATGGCGTAGCCGAGATCACTGCGATGACCGACGAAGGCGACAGTACGCGTGTCCGGTTCCGCGCGCCGTCCGAACTGGCGCGGTTCATTGCGCCGAAGGGCTCGGTTGCGCTGAATGGCACATCGCTGACCGTGAACGAGGTTGAGGGTGACGAGTTTGGCGTGAACCTGATTTCACACACAAAAGAGGTGACGAACTGGGGGCAGGCCAAAGTCGGTGATTTGGTGAACCTGGAGATCGACACGCTGGCGCGCTACGTTGCGCGGCTTGCGGACTACGGGTAACCGGACGCGGTTCTCTTTGACATATTCGGAAGCGGGCATATGATTGGCTGAACGCCTGACCCAAGACGGAGCCATCGATGACCCTGATCCGCCCGACCCGCCGTGACCTTCTGCGCTTGGCCGCCATCGCACCCGCCTTCGCCATGCCCGCCACTGCGCGCGCCATGTTGGGGGCGCCGATCGCTGGCAACCCGGCGCATTTCAGCTTCACGCTGGGCGAGGCGCGACTGACCGTGGTGTCGGATGGCTATTTCTCGCTGCCCGGCAGCGGGCTTGCGATCAACGCGCCCGAGGATGAAAAGATTGCGTTTCTGAAGGATCATTACCTTGATCCCGAACGTGGCTATTCCCACACCAACCACCTTTATATCGAAACTGGCGAGGCACGGGTGCTGATCGATGTCGGCTCTGGCACCCGTTGGTTCGACACGACCGGGCGGTTGATGGGCAACTTGGAAACCGCCGGGATTGACCCAATGGGGATCACCCATGTGGTGATCACTCACGCGCACCCGGACCATGTCTGGGGCATTCGCGACGATTTCGACGAACCAATTATCCCCGACGCAGAATACATCATCGGCGAGGCCGAGCGCGCCTATTGGCTGCAAGACGGTCTTGTGGATCAGGTCAGCGCGGAACGCCAGCAATTCGTGGTGGGCGCCGTCAACTCGATCAACGCGGAAGGTGTGGAATGGACGCTGGCAGGCGACGGGACCGAGGTCGTACCGGGTGTGCGACTGCTTGACAGCCCCGGCCACACGCCGGGCCATCTGTCGGTCATGATCGACAGCGGCGGGCAGCAATTGATCGCCACCGGCGACGCGCTGACCAACGCCTATACCAATTTCGCCCATCCCGACTGGTATAACGAGACGGATGACGACGGCGATATGACGGTGACCAGCCGGCGCAAGATCCTCGACATGGCGGCGTCTGACCGGATCGCGGTGTTGGGTTATCACTTCCCATTCCCCGGCGTGGGCCATGTGCGGCGCGTCGGCGAGGCGTTCCAGTTCGTGCCGGCACTTTGGCAGTTTTGACCTGACGGGTTGATTTTTCTCTCGTCACACATAACTCTCCCCTTGATTGAGTGGAGAGTTGTTGATGTTCGAGAATGGTTTAGCGCCGAAAACCGACCTGCCAAAGGTCGCGTTGCTGATTGATGGTGAAAATATTTCAAGCGCCTTGGCGGGCAAGATCATTGTCGAGTCCGGCAAGCTGGGCGAATTGCTTGTGAGACGTGTTTATGGGAACGCTGCCCGGATCAAAGGATGGGACGAAGCGCCCGGCATTAAACTGGTTCATACAGGCACTGGTAAGAATGCGGCCGATATCGCGCTCGCGTTGGATGCGGCTGAGTTGAGCTTCGGCCAGAAGATCAAGACCTTTGCGCTGGTCAGTTCCGAAGGTGATTTTTCGCATCTTGCAACGTTCTTGCGAGAACGAGGGCACGCAGTGTCGGGAATAGGCGAGGCAAAAGCGCCCGCCAACTACCGCAAATCGTGCTCTAGCTGGACGATGCTGAATACGACCCCCGAAGATCTGGATGCTCGCATTCTTGCGGAGATGAAAAAGCAGGAAGACGGTTTGTTAATAAATCGCGTTAGTCCGACCATCCGCACGGCTCTGAGCATTACGCTAACTGATCTGGACGAGAAAAACTGGCGCAAGTATTTCGAAGCCCGTTTGGATAGATACAAGATCACCGGTGAAGCGCAGCAGACTCGTATTACGGCGCGTTAGCACCGCGTGACGCCGCCTTTACACTGGCAAACGCATCTCGCCTGCGCTAGTCACGGGCGCGAACTTGAAGGGAACGCGCCATGTCCGAACGCAGCACATATGAAACGCCCGGCCCGGTCGAGGCCAGCTTGTCGGATGCCATCTCGTCCGCAGAAGAGATCATCGAAGACGCGCGGGCGGGTCGGATGTATATTCTTGTCGATCACGAAGATCGCGAGAACGAGGGCGATTTCGTCATTCCCGCCGATGCCTGCACCGCCGACGCCATCAATTTCATGGCTACTTACGGGCGCGGGCTGATCTGCCTGCCGATGGAGGCCGCGCGGATCGAAGCGCTGGGCCTGCCGATGATGTCGATGCATAACTCCTCGCGCCATGAAACCGCCTTCACCACTTCGATCGAGGCGCGCGAGGGCGTCAGCACAGGTATCTCCGCCGCTGACCGCGCGCTGACTGTGGCCACCGCCATCGACCCCGAAAACGGCCCAGCCGAGATCGCGACCCCCGGTCACGTTTTTCCCCTGCGCGCGCGCAATGGCGGCGTTTTGGTGCGGGCGGGGCATACCGAGGCCGCGGTGGATATCTCGCGCCTGGCCGGGCGCACCCCTGCGGGCGTGATCTGCGAAATCATGAACGAAGACGGCACTATGGCGCGGCTGCCGGAACTGGTCGAGATTGCGCGCAAACACGGCTTGAAGATCGGCACCATTTCGGACCTGATCGCCTATCGCCGCCGTCACGACAATCTGGTGCGCGAAACCTCGCGCGAAAACGTCACCTCGCAATATGGTGGTGACTGGGAGATGCGGATTTTCACTGACCTGACCCACGACATCGAACATGTGGTGCTGATCAAGGGCGACATCACCACGCCGGACCCGGTTCTGGTGCGCACCCATGCGCTGCAAGAAGCGCAGGATGTGCTGGGCCTTGGCCCGCGCCCCGCAGATGAGTTGCCCCGCGCCATGCAGATCATCGCGGACGAGGGCAGGGGCGTGGTCTGCCTGTTCCGTGAACCCCGCAAGACGCTTCATGCCAATGACGATGACGACGGGCCGCGCACGGTGCGCCAGATCGGGCTTGGCTCGCAAATCCTATCGGCGCTGGGCCTGCATGATATGGTGCTTTTGACCGACAGTCCCGGAACCCGCTATGTGGGGTTGGATGCCTATGGCCTGACCATCACCGGCACCCGCCCCATTCAGAAGGATTGAGACATGGCCAAAGCTGAACAACATTACGTGCTCGACCGTCCGAGCTTCGACAAGCCGGTGAAACTTCTGATCGTCGTGGCGCCTTACTACAAAGACATTGCCGACAATCTGGTCGCCGGTGCGAAGGCCGAAATCGAAGCCGCAGGCGGTACATGGGATCTGGTCGAGGTACCCGGCGCGCTGGAAGTGCCCACCGCGATAGCGATGGCCGATCGTCTGTCGAATTTCGATGGCTACGTGGCGCTGGGCTGTGTGATCCGGGGCGAAACCACCCATTACGACACCGTCTGCAATGACAGCTCGCGCGCGATCCAGATGATGGGGCTGCAAGGGCTGTGCATCGGCAATGGCATCCTGACGGTGGAAAATCGAAAGCAGGCCGAAGTGCGCGCGGATACCAAAGATCAAAATAAAGGCGGTGGGGCTGCGGTTGCGGCCTTGCATCTGGTCGCGCTTTCGCGCAAATGGGCCGGCGCAAGCAAGGGTATTGGGTTCAAGTCGATCTCGGACTCGATCAAACTTGCAGGTGACACGAAGGATACCCCAACCGCATGACGCTTTCCGGCAACAAGAAACGCCAGATGAAATCCGCCGCCCGTTTTTTTGCGGTGCAGGCGCTGTTCCAGATGGAAGCCTCGGGGCAGACTGCGGACAGGGTGATGGTCGAATTCGAAAACCACCGCTTCGGCGAGGAATTCGACGACTATGCGATGGCCGAAGGCGACAGCGGCCTGTTTCGCAAGCTGGTTGAGGATGCGCTGAACCATCAGGCGAAAATCGATCAGATGACCGATCGGGCGCTGGTGGCGAAATGGCCGCTGGGGCGTATCGACCCGACCCTGCGCGCCTTGTTCCGTGCGGCAGGCGCCGAGTTAATCCAAGGCGAAGCACCCCCCAAAGTGGTGATCACCGAGTTCGTGGACATCGCCAAAGCCTTCTTCCCGGAAAGCGACGAGGGCAAATTTGCCAACGCCGTGCTGGATCATATGGCCCGCGAGGCAAAGCCCGAGGCGTTTTGAGGCAAACAGCGGCGACTGTTTAACTGTCGATCTGAAGCGGTCTGAGCACCCACCTGCCGACCGATCCCCCTGCGACGGCTTGCCTCTTTAAGTCTTGTGTGATTGCGCTAGATTAAAAGGTAAGCAGGAAAGGGATCGCTATGCCAAAACTCGTCCGCCTTTATATCAAGCAGGTGCTGATCGGATTTGTTTTGTCCGCGACCTTTGTCGCCTTGCTACTTTACACCAATGTCGGCAACCTGTGGCACCTTGTGTCCACCTCTGATATCGGCTGGATTGCAGTTCTGATGCTGTTCATATTCAATGGTATCGTTTTTGCAGGTGTCCAGTTCGCCATCGTCATCATGCGGATGGAACACGATGACAGCCCCAAAGGTGGTAAGCGCCAGCCGATCGCCACGACAATCCCGGCGCGGGTGGAAGCCATCGCGAAAGTAAGTAAGTAAAGATAGGTCGCTGACCCCGACCCTGAACATGATCATGTAAGATTCGTGATCTG
This DNA window, taken from Aliiroseovarius sp. F47248L, encodes the following:
- a CDS encoding polysaccharide biosynthesis/export family protein, with amino-acid sequence MSINGKKWVRVAAVCAVVLSVGACGLPRSGPTKSELLAGSDSPINDAVVVLVNDHVNRATAVTPSLGFSKAFSNAPLVGSDTIQPGDTLGISIWENVDTGILTTAGAPAALEEVQVDGSGFIFIPYAGRIKASGNSPEAIRRIITGKLAEQTPDPQVLVRRLAGDGSTVTITGAVGGQGVYPIERPTRTLNAMLARAGGIAISPEIAKIKVNRGNQTGEVWFQDLFDHPETNIALRGGDRILVEEDSRSYTAIGATGGQSRVRFETQKLSAMEALAQVGGLSGSSADPKGIFILRDETASIANTVLGRSDLRGTQRMVYVLNLTEPNGMFKAREFNIRDGDTIYVTEAPYVQWTKLLSALTGSLATAGSISSLNQSLSGSGT
- a CDS encoding capsule biosynthesis protein CapA, which translates into the protein MITGQERHFLFLQGPHGPFFWQLGRMLRAAGAKVWRVGFNMGDQVFWRDRSTFVPFTNPQQDWPDRFANLLDDHTITDIVLYGDTRPIHATAVEIAKARGLRVHVFEEGYLRPYWVTYERNGSNGNSRLMYTSVEQMGKTLAHAELDIPEAPAHWGDMRHHVFYGALYHWFVMFTNRRYRHFQPHRALSVGHELNLYLKRLLLMPFLAADRITATLRIKYGGFPYHLALLQLEHDSSFLNHSPFNTMTEFLDVVIKGFSAGAAGHHHLVFKAHPLEDGRVPQRREIRRLAQIHGVSDRVHYVRGGKLAKLLDHARSAVTVNSTAAQQVLWRGLPLKVFGTAVFDKPEFTSAQSVEDFFALPMRPDSRAYRDYRHYLLETSQITGGFYAARGRRQLLRQVVDMMLAADDPYEALEHGTAAPRQQLRLVN
- a CDS encoding riboflavin synthase, producing the protein MFTGIITDIGRIDALDQAGDMRARIKTGYETGSIDIGASIASDGVCLTVVALGKDWYDVDISAETVSKTNLGAWTVGHKVNLERALKVGDELGGHIVSGHVDGVAEITAMTDEGDSTRVRFRAPSELARFIAPKGSVALNGTSLTVNEVEGDEFGVNLISHTKEVTNWGQAKVGDLVNLEIDTLARYVARLADYG
- a CDS encoding MBL fold metallo-hydrolase; its protein translation is MTLIRPTRRDLLRLAAIAPAFAMPATARAMLGAPIAGNPAHFSFTLGEARLTVVSDGYFSLPGSGLAINAPEDEKIAFLKDHYLDPERGYSHTNHLYIETGEARVLIDVGSGTRWFDTTGRLMGNLETAGIDPMGITHVVITHAHPDHVWGIRDDFDEPIIPDAEYIIGEAERAYWLQDGLVDQVSAERQQFVVGAVNSINAEGVEWTLAGDGTEVVPGVRLLDSPGHTPGHLSVMIDSGGQQLIATGDALTNAYTNFAHPDWYNETDDDGDMTVTSRRKILDMAASDRIAVLGYHFPFPGVGHVRRVGEAFQFVPALWQF
- a CDS encoding NYN domain-containing protein, giving the protein MFENGLAPKTDLPKVALLIDGENISSALAGKIIVESGKLGELLVRRVYGNAARIKGWDEAPGIKLVHTGTGKNAADIALALDAAELSFGQKIKTFALVSSEGDFSHLATFLRERGHAVSGIGEAKAPANYRKSCSSWTMLNTTPEDLDARILAEMKKQEDGLLINRVSPTIRTALSITLTDLDEKNWRKYFEARLDRYKITGEAQQTRITAR
- the ribB gene encoding 3,4-dihydroxy-2-butanone-4-phosphate synthase encodes the protein MSERSTYETPGPVEASLSDAISSAEEIIEDARAGRMYILVDHEDRENEGDFVIPADACTADAINFMATYGRGLICLPMEAARIEALGLPMMSMHNSSRHETAFTTSIEAREGVSTGISAADRALTVATAIDPENGPAEIATPGHVFPLRARNGGVLVRAGHTEAAVDISRLAGRTPAGVICEIMNEDGTMARLPELVEIARKHGLKIGTISDLIAYRRRHDNLVRETSRENVTSQYGGDWEMRIFTDLTHDIEHVVLIKGDITTPDPVLVRTHALQEAQDVLGLGPRPADELPRAMQIIADEGRGVVCLFREPRKTLHANDDDDGPRTVRQIGLGSQILSALGLHDMVLLTDSPGTRYVGLDAYGLTITGTRPIQKD
- a CDS encoding 6,7-dimethyl-8-ribityllumazine synthase, translated to MAKAEQHYVLDRPSFDKPVKLLIVVAPYYKDIADNLVAGAKAEIEAAGGTWDLVEVPGALEVPTAIAMADRLSNFDGYVALGCVIRGETTHYDTVCNDSSRAIQMMGLQGLCIGNGILTVENRKQAEVRADTKDQNKGGGAAVAALHLVALSRKWAGASKGIGFKSISDSIKLAGDTKDTPTA
- the nusB gene encoding transcription antitermination factor NusB, which translates into the protein MTLSGNKKRQMKSAARFFAVQALFQMEASGQTADRVMVEFENHRFGEEFDDYAMAEGDSGLFRKLVEDALNHQAKIDQMTDRALVAKWPLGRIDPTLRALFRAAGAELIQGEAPPKVVITEFVDIAKAFFPESDEGKFANAVLDHMAREAKPEAF